A stretch of DNA from Scatophagus argus isolate fScaArg1 chromosome 23, fScaArg1.pri, whole genome shotgun sequence:
TCAAATTCAGGGACAAACAGCAGGACAAGAGTCGTCCTCGTCTTCATCCTCGTCTTCCTCGTcgtgtttgtcagtgaaaatgaaacgCAGAAACGACCAGTCGAACATCCGCAAGATCCAAACACCAACATGTGaccgactgtgtgtgtgtgtgtgtgtgtgacacaccagtgctgcatgtgtttattccaactctcagtgtgtgtgtgttgaggctTTTAGAAACATAAGTTACTGCAGactatgaaaacacacacacacacacttcaaacaaacactgtgtgttctttcaagtgtgtgtgtgtgtgtgtgtgtgtgtgtgtgtgtgtgtgtcagtgccaGTAAGTGACagaatgaaacagcaaaatcaTTCCCAGGTGAAACACActccgcgtgtgtgtgtgtgagagtgtgtgtgttgtctggcACCACAGAGCTAAAGTGATTACTGGAAAGAGACGAACGGAGGGTATTGTGTTACACGGACGATTGATTATTGATCGGGAAGAAAGATCAACAGGAGCAGGACagtgaggacagacaggaggaatgAGGACAGGAAGGCGGGACTTCCTGCTGTTCTCTGCGAGGGGACACACAGGACTGGCACAGGACTCCATCAATCCCATGATGCTCTGGGGCCCCAGCAGATGCCTGCAGAaggctgctggtgtgtgtgtgtgtgtgtgtgtgtgtgtgtgtgtgcacgctcaCCTCTTTAGGACACTGATTGTTGCAGGAGCCCAGCTTCACCTTCGTGTCTTCATCAGCTGATGTCAGcttcctgcagagacagaacgagtcacttcctgttcagcttCACTCACCGCCACAGTCTCACGAGTCACATGACACTGACGTGCACTCCGTGTACACGAGGCTCATCTTGCAGTGGCAGCGTTGGCGGATCATCTGGCTGCAGGGGGGGCAGTCGGCGGGGTGACAGGGGCGGGGGCAGGTGTGGGGGCAGCCGGGGGGGCGGGGCTTAGAGCAGCCCTCCTCACACACCTCGCACTGCAGAGGACGAGACGCAGAGAACCTTTCATTCCATCGGTTGTTTCAATTTCGCCATTTATTAAAAGTGAACCATCCTGATGAGGGCATCACCTTGTCGCCGTCGGTAACCAGGTGACACTCCCTGCCGCAGCTGTGGTTTCCGCAGGTCAGAGGACGTCCACAAGGTCGTCTGCAGGAGAACCGACCCCGACAGTGACACGGCACCGCGCTGACCTGACAGGAAGAACAGACACCATTCGTCTGGAGGTGAACGAGTGGGAGAGCTCTGAATACCAAACAGGATGAAATGCAagacgggggaggaggagggagaggaagacgacagggggaggaggggagggagtgaggaggagggagaggaagacgACAGGGGGAGGacagggaagaggaggacaggaggaggggggaggggggagggggaagaggaggaggaggaggacgatgtTTGGAATCAcagaacaagacagaaaacagcaaagagaggagggacagacagaggagtgGACAGATAGAGGAGTGGACATGCAGAggagtggacagacagaggagggacagacagagtaGTGGACATGCAGAGGAGGGACATGCAGAGGCGTGGACAGACAGAGGCGTGGACATGcagaggagggacagacagaggagtgGACATGCAGAGGAGTGGACAGGTGGACACATGAGTGGACGCTGGACGGGGGAAGACGGGTCTTCATGAGGGGACAGACGGTGAAGCGAAGGTGGAGGCTGTAAACGTCTCACCTCGTGTTCTCCAAAACAGGtcctgaaagacaaacacagcgAGACCAAACGTTCACCTCCATTACATCATCACTCAGTCATGACATCAGCATCAGCTCATTGGTCAGTCAGACCATCAGCACATCCACCTTTTCTCCCACTCCGAACACATCGTCCCACTTCAGCCTCACgttgctgtgtctgtctcagacacacacacacacacacacacacacacacacacacacagtgtcaggcCTGTTTGTGGATGTTGGCCCGAGTTTCCActacatcaacacacacacagcgtcacagcacagcaggcagctggcaaaaacacacacacacacacaaacacacacacgcacgcacgcaccatgcagtgtttttaatctCAGGTCTAATGATCCATGACAGGCCCAAAGCACtttggaatgtgtgtgtgtgtgtgtgagtgtgtgtgtgtgtgagtgtgtgtgtgtgtgtgtgtgtgtgtgtgtgtgtgtgtgtgagtgtgtgtgtgagtgtgtgtgtgtgtgtgtgtgtgtgtgtgtgtgtgtttttgccagctgcctgctgtgctgtgacgGTACCacatggagaaaacaaagaacagtcGTTATGTTTGAAGCCGGCCTGCTGTGggactttttctctttcttttgcttcacctgcagctcagactgcacacacagcagttctCATGTTGCTGAACGCTTCCTCTCAGCCATGTTGAGCCATCACTgatgaaacacaacactgattcCTGCCTTTGGCTGACTGGcaggcttttaatgtgaaaggtCCTGCAGGAGGCTTCATTTCCTCCACAGCAGCTTGTGACTGGAGTGAATGATGTGAGCCCATCAGTGTCTCTGCccccgtttgtgtgtgtgcgtgtgtgtgtgtctgtgcgtgtgtgtgtgtgcgtgtgtgtgtgtgtgtgtgtgtgtgtgtatgtgtctgtgagtgtgtctggGTGTTGGACCTACGTTGGGATCGGGACTTGACATGGCGGACAGGGCAGAGCTTTCTTCACAAATGCGGGCTCAGACGGCTGCTCCCACGGTCCAGCCAActgcacctgaaacacacacacacataaagaacacatcacacacagagacagaacgTCCAGAGTCAGGACACGTCACTGATGGAGCTGACACAGAGACACGTCCTGTGATGAGACAAACCCGTCCAGACGCTCGGACAGACGTCTGGTTCTTCCTGTGCTCAGATCAAACACACCTCATCAGTGAGCTGCTGCCAGGTGGACTGCAGGGCTACCTGTTTCCATCTGGTTCCAGTCTCTgcgctaagctaagctaacctgctcctggctgcagcttcatgttTAGCGTCCTGCCGTCACGCTGGCGCTGTAAGGCAGCAGCTCACCTGCTGGGACTTGACCAGCACCAGGTCGTGGCAGGGCCGCGGGCAGGTGTGGCTGCAGCCGGGCAGTGGCAGCAGGCAGAGCTGTCTGCAGGGGGGGCAGGGCCCGGGGTGGCACCGGTGGCTCTCCCTGGTGGGGTGGTGGCAGGACGAAGGACACCTGGAGGAGACAACAGCGGAGCTGTTAGTGGAAGTCTGTGGTGGACGGAGTCCGACGGCGGGCGGTCCTGTGCTTCACCTGCACGTCTCTTTGCAGCGAGGCGGTCTGGTACTCCGTTCTCGCCCACAAGGGACAACCAGGACGCTGGAGCCACACGTACATCTGACCTCCACCGACTCCGGGCACGGGTAACAGCTACCTGAAAGACCGCAGAGCACTCATCTGAAAGGACATCATCACAGTTGGACACGTCTGTCTCACAACAACAGTGTTACTGTCCCCCGCAGAGGCAGCAACAAGAAGAGAATTCAAACCCAGAAGTGACCCCGGCAGCCACAGGCCGCCAGTCGGTTGGTTTTAGGGTCACAATCGTCTCAACAGAAAGACGCGCGGCTCAGGACTTGGACAACAGCAGCACCAGGGTCTTGAAGCCACAAGAACCTGCTGGTAGACGTCGGTACACGTCACCTCGCTGCCCAAAGCTTTCATTTTGGTTCTCTGGTGCCTCACACAAAACTGAATTCTTGctttaattctttttctttttcttgaaaacatgaaagcagtTTCACTCCCTTCAGGTTTCACCTCCTTCAGGTTTCACTCCCTTCAGGTTTCACCCTCTCCAGGTTTCACCCTCTCCAGGTTTCACCCTCTCCAGGTTTCACCCTCTCCAGGTTTCACTCCCTTCAGGTTTCACCTCCTTCAGGTTTCAGTCCCTTCAGGTTTCACTCCCTTCAGGTTTCACTCCATGTTTTGGTCTGTGTTGTGTCACTTGACGCTCTGCCTGCTGTGGCCTCATGAAGAGTCCATGAACACAACACGCTGAGTgggtgtgagcgtgtgtgtcacagctcaAACAGATAACACACACTCCCCGTCATCCACCCGAGGTTCACTCCACTCATCCATCACAGCCACCTCCACTTTTAGCCAGATGATCTGAGGGTCCTGGAGACcgtcatgcttttattttgaagaacaCTGAAGAGATCTTTAAAGCTCTTAATGTGAATGCGAACAGCTCTGCAAagtctgtttcacacacacacacacacacacacacctcggcTGTTATCTGCGTGTGTTGGCGTCAGCGCGACCTTCTAACTGTTCCCCTCCAAAAGGTCagagcagccaatcagcacgcagatgcataaataaatcagcTCTGATCTATTCAGCCAATCACGAGCCAGACAGGCGCATAAATTATCTTCTTATCATGGAACAACAGACGCAGGAAGCCGTCTGttattcagacacacacacacactcacgctttAATCAGAGGGATAAATGATGTTCGACGTGAAGCAGAGGTCATCACttcccaaacacacaaacaatcagccgtgtgtgtgtgttgttcagctCCTATCAGCTGGAATAAATGTCAccgctctctctcacacacacacacacacacacacacacacacacacacacacacacacacacacacacactctctctctcttcaggaGGTGTTGTGGGTCAGAATTTGACCTTCGACCTTCAAGCAGCTGTGACTCCCTCAACAAATAACAGCACGTCTGACAGACAGTGAGTTATGTgacgcctgtgtgtgtgtgtgtgtgtgtgtgtgtgtgtgtttatgatttcaTGGGGACAAAAtcctgtttgcacagctacacGTGGGGACTCACCTGGCTTATGGGGACATGATTAACttttagagtgaagacttggtttaaggtgaGGCTGAGCTTGAGGTtcaggttaaggtcagggtaaaggtcaaaggtcagggtcagGCAATGGGTCTGGTTTGAGTAggtctgcaggaaatgaatgtaagtctgtgtaatgtcctcACTGGGCATGAAaacctacactgtgtgtgtgtgttccctcacacacacacacacacacacacacacacacacacacagagagttcTCTTAATGAGTTGAATTAAGCTTTGAGCTTCCCGTGCGTTTTCCATGAGGGAGTCACAGGCCACAGGTGAGGCCACAGGTGAGGCCACAGGTGAGGCCACAGGTGAGGCCACAGGTTGCAGTCACTGTGGTTCAGCTGCTGATGTGAgagccagcaggtggcgctgcagcactgacacacagtgcAGTCAGATGGTTTACATACTTTAAAACTTCTTCCCCCGGtgaaaactcaaacacacacacacacacacacacacacgaaacacACATGTTCAGATTCAATGTGACCGACTCCTCCTGAAGACAACATGGACTCTGATCTCAGAAAGACTCACAGCTGGATGAAAGACTCACAGCTGGATGAAAGACCCACAGCTGGATGAAAGACTCACAGCTGGATGAAAGACCCACAGCTGGATGAAAGACTCACAGCTGGATGAAAGACTCACAGCTGGATGAAAGACCCACAGCTGGATGAAAGACTCACAGCTGGATGCAAAGTTGTTCATGTTGTGTCCTGCTGTCTGATTTCTAACTtcacaggaagtcactgctgcCGTTTGTATCTCATTAACCTGAACACATCTGGACACATCTGGGTGTCAGACTGTCGGGACACCTGAGGACAGTTCAGGTGAGTGAGATGCTGAAGGGTGGCACCTGGAAAGACAAGGTCAGATGAcctgcagggtgtgtgtgtgtgtgttaccttggtgacagacagagggacactTGTGGTTGCGACACCCCAGAGTTCGACCGCAGCTCTGGTCACATGGAGGGCAGTTGCCAGGGCAACACTGAAACAGaaggcatgatgggaaacgGAGGTGAAACAGGAGAACGAAGACAGACTCTCCTCCTGTGGTTCCACCTGAGCTCAGATCAGCCAAGAAGCCCAGAGGTGACCTCCAAAGTGCTGCAGGTGGAAACCAGCGAcgtcacacacacctgacattTCCAGCTCAGCATCGTCCACACAAACACGACGTCTCACATTGACACATTCATCAGCTGCACGCAGCGACACGATGAGGCTCAGCGTCTGGACTGTCTGTGCTGACACCGGATCAGTGAGGATCCACAGACCTCCAGCCTGTCAGTGAACTCAGCAGGACGACAGGctcagctgtgagtgtgtgagagtgtgtgtgtgagtgtgtgtctctgtgcgtgcgcatgtgtgtgtgactgtgtgcgagtgtgtgtgcgcatgtgtgtgtgtgtgtgtactcacctTCCTCCTGCACTGATGTCTCTGGCAGCTTCTGGTTTTTGGACACTTGGAGTCACACAGGTATTCTTTATGACACGGCATCAACTTCCTGTATTTACCACACCTGCACTCCTTTTCCacctcctgacacacacacacagacagagttagtgtgtttctgtgtgtgagtgagtgtgtgagtgagtgcgtgtgtCCATCACCTGTCTGCAGGTCTCACAGCTCCCGCGGTGACACCTCATTGAACAGGTGTGTTTTCCACATGACAAGCGGCGGTCGCACGTGTCACCGCACGGCAACACTTCCTCTGTGCACGGCAGAGAcgactctacacacacacacacacacacacacagagtgacattTAGAAAATACCAGCAGAGAGCGACAGGAGTGTgtcatgtgagtgtgagtgtgtgtgtgtgtctcacttgTCTTGCCACAGGGACAGGATCTGCTGACAGAGCGAGGACACGGAGGACAATCTCCATCGTGACACAAAACCTCACAGGTGTGATTCccacaggagagcagagagccacacacctgagaggaggaggagcactcGGTGACACGAAGAAGACTGGCAGTACACGctgcactgtgacatcacagcatCATGTGACACGAGGGGCGTGGCCTGTCAGTTGTTATGCTCCTACCTGCTGGCAGGTCCAGCGAGGGCTGGCACACGGTCTCTCTGCCGCATGtcgaccacacacacacttctgaacACTGACCCTGGGACAGGGAGagcactctgacacacacacacacacacacacacacacacacacacacacacacacacacacacacatacacacgccaTGTTGGAGCACATCAGCTTACCAAAATTCACCTCCTGGTTCATTCAGTCGCTcctcacaacacaacacacacacacacacacacaacacaacacacacacacacacacaaacacacacacaccatcatcatcaccacagttCTTTGCACACATAAAgagtaggagtgtgtgtgtacctgtgtgacAGGGCTGCGTACAGGTGTGCTGTTTGCAGGGTAACAACTTGTTGCACTGCTGCTGACACGACCAGGCCTGCAGAGacgacaacacacacacacgcgcacgcacgcacgcacacacacacgcacgcacacacacacacacacacacacacagttggagAGAATCATCTCTTGtggcttctgattggctgatttcCAATCAGGCAGTAAACAGTCGAAAGCTTTTCACTCTTCAGGTGTACCTTGTTGCTACAGCGACGAGGGAGGGGCTTAGCTTTGCCACACATGCAGGAGACGGACACCATCTTTGGACATGGAGGACAGggacctaaacacacacacacacacacagatgtaaacatacacacagagttgCTGAAGACACAGCAGGTTTCAGCTCACTTTGATGTCAAAGCTAACCATGTCATCACTCActaaccgtgtgtgtgtgtgtgtgtgtgtgtgtgtgtggttaccagggtgacagagcagcagacaggtGTGCCCACAGGTGGGTTTGAGCTCCTTCTGACAGACAGAGCCGCAGGAGTGAGGAGCCAACCAGGGGTCAGCAGGAGGATCCTGCAgctttccacagaaacacatgtacctgaacacaacacacacacacacacacacacactgatcatcATCACTGGGGACAGACACGCCGTCTGCTGGTTCTGTGCTGACTGAATGGTGAGATGACATGAATGGTACCTGTTGGGCGTCGCACCTGGTGGATACTCTGCTCGACACTTTGGGCTGCAGACAGAAAGTCAGATCAGAGATGTGAGGCTTTGTTATTGATTAACCTGTCACGTGTGTGCAGATCCACCAGGACGGCGTCCTCACCAGGGCCAGGGATGCTGCTTCTGACCGAAGTCTTCATCGGTGACGGACGAGACCAGGAAGGCCGAGTCTCTGGCCCATTTCTGAATGCAGGGCaggtggaagagagagaagcagctggagcagctccACACCTGGACACACGGACACACAGGGACATCCAACTCAGGACCACTCAGGACAACTCAGGACAAGTCAGGACACGCATCAAACGtctgacattttcatgtgtatatgtgtgcaggtgtgtgtgtgtgtgtgtgtgtgtgtgtgtatgtgcaggtatgtgtgtgcgtgtgcaggtATGTGTGCGCGTGTCTCACCGCCTGAGTCCTCTTGACGGAGGCGATGCAGATCAGACATGTCAGAGCTCCGGACTGAAACAGATCACTGACATACTGACCAGTTCTGACCAGACCTGTGACGTCACCAcctggacacagacagacaggcagggagggagggagacagacagacaggcagaggtCTTATGAAGGTTTCGGGCTCTCCAACTAAACACTGCCGTTGCCATGGAAACCCCAGGCTCACCTGTCTGGTCAGTGTAGCTGGTGAAGGTGGACGACAGgatctttcctctctttccatccTCATGGTCACcgtctccatcatcatcatcagaggaagaggagctgatCCGGCTCTCCACCAGTCGCTGAGCGGCAGCCTGGTTGGACTTCCTGATCTCGTCGAACTTGGACTGGACCGACACGCATGTCGACCCtggaaaagacaacaaacacgTGTGAGCGTACTGCGTGTCACGTGACCTGAGGACAACTGGTGGAGGCCGTCCTCACCGCGCTGAGGTTCAGGTGCTGCGGCAGACGCCGTCGTcgtccctccttctcctcttcctcccagcCGGTCTCTGTCCCTCAGCGGGGGTCGTGACCTTTCACCCTGACCCTCCTGACTCCGGCCACGCCCCCTGCCCTGCTGGCGCCAGGCTGGCTCCATGGCAGCCGCCTCCAAAACTCTACAGAAACACAAGACCGTTTTTTTTCACCCTTTCATCATCAATCAAACTGTCACTCTTTCTCTGGTGAATCAGTTTCACACCATCTTGTCTGGCAGCTACAACAAACCCTTCTGTCAGgtacgtcacttcctgttttctctgtgaattGAGCGGATTTTTGACTGGAGTCTGGTGAGCGCACAGGTCATTTCCGCCTGCTACATGTACGTGCTAAAACACACAGTTATCTTGAATCCTTTCACACACCTGTCTGGTTCAAATGTTTGAGTGGCACGTGTCACAGCGACACGAAGCCTGACGACACCACCTTCTCTTCACGCGACAGGAACTTCACGTCTCTGAAAAGTCGCACGTTATTGGTGAAGTTCGGTTCAAGCTGCTCTTAGCCGGCTAGCTGCGCTAAGCTAACTAACCACTGTCGTTAGAATCAGCAGACAGAAGTTATGAAACTGCGAGATGGCCATCTGAGCCGCCgtacaaaacatttcacattaaaagaccAACAGAAACGCAATCTGCGAAGCTTTCTGTGCAACACACCTCAGCAACCTGCAGCAGCACTGGACATTGGAGCCTGGTTGTCATGCGCAGTGTGCACGCCGGTACTTGTAGTCCTGCCGACCCGTGAGGCGAGCggagcacagacacagatgccGCTAAGTGGGAAAAAAGAACTACAAATCCCAGAGTGCACAGGGACACGGCGGCAGTGCGACGTGTCAGCGGCGGCAGCTGGACGTTTCATTCATATTGTGGACATTAAACTTTTTTATTAGTTTCGATTAAACATAACGGAGGAGTACAAATAGAGAATAAAAAGTGGCAGACAGTAACAGCTGTGTCAGTGCTAAGAGCAGCTGTGTTACTTTACATTACTGATTTCCACTGGCCTGTTTAGCTTTTTCTGTcgtatccacacacacacacacacacacacacacacacacaccgcgcACAGAGGCGCGTTTCCGCCATAACTCGTGATTATGAACGTAACTCTGACTGAACATTCGCACTGCTGTTCATGATGGCGGAGGTGCGGCTGAGAGGAAAGAAGGCAGGCCGTCGTGGTCTTCCTTATAAAATATCTTTATTTCACAGCAGTTTCCACATGTGGTTCATGTTGTCACTAAGGAGCTTTAACATCTATTTCCACAAAGCAATAATGTGAGCGCacaatttaaatgtttgaaCCTGCGTTGTAGCTCACATGATCCATGTTGTCCACAGACAGAAGTGCTGCAGACAAATGAAGCTAAATGCTGCTTCGATGTGAGAACACACCTCAGGTGGGAACAGGTGTTCTTATTGTTCAACATACAACACATTATAATCACACAGGTTTACATTTCAAACATCGACTACCGACTCAGTCGTCCTGaaacaaaatccaaatccaGACCTTCACATTCAGATTCAGCTTTCTGCAGGAGAAAAAAGGTGAATCTGAACCTCAGGAGCGCAAGTTGAAGCGTGTGTTTCTGAGACTCTGCAAACCGGATTCTCTGTCACCTTTTCACCTGTTCTGACTCCTCTCCACCCACCTGGCACACCTGAGCTCTAAAATCAAACGTCCCAGCCCTCCctgtcctgctcctcctgcctGTGTTCAGCCTATTTCTTCTTCTCGTCTGCTCTGGTTGCCTCAGGTGTCGACGGCGGCGGGACGTCACCTGGCTGGTCGGCTCGCGGCGGCGGCACCAGCTTCCTCTCCAGCCTGGCGACTCGGTGTTTGAGTTTGCTGTGTGTGGCTTCGTGCTCGGCC
This window harbors:
- the nfxl1 gene encoding NF-X1-type zinc finger protein NFXL1, with the protein product MEPAWRQQGRGRGRSQEGQGERSRPPLRDRDRLGGRGEGGTTTASAAAPEPQRGSTCVSVQSKFDEIRKSNQAAAQRLVESRISSSSSDDDDGDGDHEDGKRGKILSSTFTSYTDQTGGDVTGLVRTGQYVSDLFQSGALTCLICIASVKRTQAVWSCSSCFSLFHLPCIQKWARDSAFLVSSVTDEDFGQKQHPWPCPKCRAEYPPGATPNRYMCFCGKLQDPPADPWLAPHSCGSVCQKELKPTCGHTCLLLCHPGPCPPCPKMVSVSCMCGKAKPLPRRCSNKAWSCQQQCNKLLPCKQHTCTQPCHTECSPCPRVSVQKCVCGRHAAERPCASPRWTCQQVCGSLLSCGNHTCEVLCHDGDCPPCPRSVSRSCPCGKTKSSLPCTEEVLPCGDTCDRRLSCGKHTCSMRCHRGSCETCRQEVEKECRCGKYRKLMPCHKEYLCDSKCPKTRSCQRHQCRRKCCPGNCPPCDQSCGRTLGCRNHKCPSVCHQGSCYPCPESVEVRCTCGSSVLVVPCGRERSTRPPRCKETCRCPSSCHHPTRESHRCHPGPCPPCRQLCLLPLPGCSHTCPRPCHDLVLVKSQQVQLAGPWEQPSEPAFVKKALPCPPCQVPIPTTCFGEHEVSAVPCHCRGRFSCRRPCGRPLTCGNHSCGRECHLVTDGDKCEVCEEGCSKPRPPGCPHTCPRPCHPADCPPCSQMIRQRCHCKMSLVYTECTKLTSADEDTKVKLGSCNNQCPKELSCGHRCKQVCHPGVCEEKCQQKVKVRCPCKRIKKEFPCSLSDQCVQCDAACRDQQRKVSQLKEAEQRAAQEEEQRRLQEELEAFEKRQQRGGRRSKKRGRREEVAEEGGGAWWRRCAAFVLVPLGGALLSAAAYYLLSSP